The Candidatus Melainabacteria bacterium genomic sequence CCAAAGATGAAGCTAAAAAAAACAGATAAAAAGTAGTTAGCGTCTTTATTTTTTCTTTATAATTAGCTGGGTTAAAAACTTAAATTTCTTTAATGAATACTGGTCAAGTCTTTGAGTCTGTTATATTTGAAGTATATAAAATAAAAGGGGTTCTTATTAAAAAACTTTATTTAGCCTATTATTGGAGAAGTAGATAAAAAAAATGAGAGTGAACTTAAATCCGTATTTAACTAGTTCTGGGAAATGCAAAATTACCCGGGAAGAAGCTGTTCTTGCAGCAGCAGACTTTAAACGACAACTGAGAAGTCAGCCACAAGAGGTTGTAAGTCATGTACTCTTGCAAGAGTCAATCAAAAGTTTGAGAGCAATTATAAGAGCATATGAAAGGGGCGAGATTGTTTGTGAACCTGCGGTTAGTGAAAAGAACAGTAATGGAACTTTGCCTGCGGCATTAGCAGAAGAAATAAAAACACAAACTGAAGAAATAACTTATCCCGATAAAAAGCAAACCCCAAAACTACCAGACTTATCAAATAAAGCTATTGTAGATATTTCTAAGATGGATTTTAATGCACTGTTTAGGCAAAAACCTTTTGGAAAAATAGAGCCACCAATGCCAGGAGCTCTTCTTAAATGTGCTAACTTACGAACACCCTCCCCAACTGGCTTTATAAGTGACCTTGGTTATTTAGATGAATATCCAGTTAGTCCTTATATTAGTTTAGCTCAAGCTAATACAAGTGGAAAACTATTTAAGATATTTTATCCAGAGCCACCTAAAATAATCCCTGCTCCTTTAGGAACAGAAGTAGTTTCAGTAAATTCTGAAGTTAAAATAGCAAGACCAACTGAATATGATCCTGTAGTATGGAGAACCCCGCTTAAAAGACCAAATGATTTAAATTACATCATTAGACAATTAGATAATGATTCACCACTATTAAAAGCAGATAGGAAACTATTTCTACCTACTGAAGAAGAACAAAAATACTGGCAGGCTGTTTTACCGCTGCCGGAAACACTTAGAGCAAGGATAAAAGAATCACCAGATGATTTAATTCATTTAATAGCGTCATATTTAGGAGTAAAAGATAAAGAAACAGGATTAACAAATTTTAGATATGTTTGTCATCCAAGATTTGGAGATTTTATTTTAGATAATGTTGATGATCTACCACTAATAATGAGCGAGCTTAGAGTAGGGCACTGTGATTTACTTTCATGGTATGTAGCAGCACAGATGAGAGCACATGGTGAAGTAGCCTGGGTAGGAACTGATATGATTACTACAAATGATGGAAGTGCTTTTAATGGTGCTTATAAACATTCAACGGTAGTGCTTTCTAAGAAAGATGGAAGATTAGCTTATTTTGATCCTACAATTCACTGTGATTTTGACAAAGCATATCATCCAAAAATTATGCAAGATATTTTAATAGATGAACTTGAAGGTAAATTTCAAAAGGCAAAAACTACAAAACAAAAAGTAAAAGTACTAAGAGAATTTAATAGAAAAGTTAGTGAGCTAAGAATAAAAGCCGAATCAAGTAGTGAAGTTTTAGAAGACATGAAAAGACTACAAATAGGTGCACTTGCAGGTTTATTTTTAACACCGCCAGGATTTGATGATAGTAATATAAAAGAAAGGGGACAAATAGTTAGCTGGAATGAGCTACCTAGAGTTATAAGTCCAGAATCTTTAGTATTGGTTTTTAATGAGATTTGGGAAACCGAATTGGGTGAAATTCGTGGAGTCTGGAAACTTGATAATGTAAACAAGTTAGTAGAAAATTATCCAAGGCTATTACGAGAACAACTTGCTTTTGTATATAGAGCTCTAAATAACATGAAACTTTTTATCCATAATGACGAAATAATTAAAACATGCTTACAAGGTATTCAACCCGATAAAGAATTATCATCGAAAGATCTATATTCTCTTTGCAGCCATAGTGCTATTTACAATGAGCCAAGCTGTTCCTTTGCTTTTCCGGTACAAAATTTAATTGAACATACCTCAGCAAAAGATCTCTTGGATTATTTTGATTATAATCCTGACACCGTTAATCACTTAGTTGGCATGTATGAATTATGGAGCTTGAGAAAGAGTGATTTAAGGACTTCAAACTTTTTACGCTTAAAATGTTCAAGCAATAGAAAAGAATTTAAAAGCCATTCTTATACTAAGCTATTCACTCAGGCTTTACAGAAAGGGGTGTTTTTTTATAGCCTTGATAGTGAGGAGGGAATAAAAATTGATACTTATGATATTGAAAATAATAAAGAAACTAAAATCAATATAAAAGATCATCACTTAGATAAATATTTAGCGATAAAAAAAGACATTGTGGTTTTTGCCATAGAATGTCAGTATGCCTACTTTGATCCAAAATATAGAGAACATTTACTAAATAAATTAAGCATCGATGAAAAAATGTTTAAGGAGATTTCCAAGTTTTGTTTAGATTTTTCAGAAAACGAGAGAAGAGTGAGAACAAAATCTCTGCCAAATCCTTTACGGGGGATAGTATCTAAAATTGATGCGGCTTCTCATATTGTTTATTTAACTGATGAATGCAAAGAAGATTTTGAAAGAACAGTTCTTGGTACTTTAAGAAAGATAGATTTTGGACCATCAAGTGGAAAGAAAATAGAGTTTGATGAGATTAGGCAATATGTACCTGGTGATGATGCAAGAAAGCTTGTTTGGAGTCAGTATGGAAAAGATAAATTTTTTGTAAGATTAGGACAAACTTATGCTCAGGATATAAGTACACCACTATATGTTTTTTTAGATGCACAAGATTGCCTTGATTCAACTATATATTCCTTGCAAATAAAAGAGCTGATCAGAGCTTTGCAAAAAGACTCGCGGGAAAAAGGCAGAGAAGTTTTTATTGGTATAAATGGATACTCTGGGTATTTTAAACTTCCACAAAATATAGATCCAGAAAATATTATGGCTTGCATTTATTCATCACCTGCATCAAAGACTGGACTAGTATTAGAAAACGGACAGCTTCCTAAAAATTTACTCTTTGTTTCTGATTCTTTTTCAAATACTTTAGCCATGAAATATCTTTATGGTCAAAAGGGGCACAAGCTAGAAACCATCTGGCTTCATGACAAAGCATTTCAAATTTTTCCACTTATAAAAGACTCATGGATGGAGAATGGTTTACCGGAGCAATTAAGATCTAAGGAGTAAACTAATTCTCTAA encodes the following:
- a CDS encoding DUF58 domain-containing protein; this encodes MRVNLNPYLTSSGKCKITREEAVLAAADFKRQLRSQPQEVVSHVLLQESIKSLRAIIRAYERGEIVCEPAVSEKNSNGTLPAALAEEIKTQTEEITYPDKKQTPKLPDLSNKAIVDISKMDFNALFRQKPFGKIEPPMPGALLKCANLRTPSPTGFISDLGYLDEYPVSPYISLAQANTSGKLFKIFYPEPPKIIPAPLGTEVVSVNSEVKIARPTEYDPVVWRTPLKRPNDLNYIIRQLDNDSPLLKADRKLFLPTEEEQKYWQAVLPLPETLRARIKESPDDLIHLIASYLGVKDKETGLTNFRYVCHPRFGDFILDNVDDLPLIMSELRVGHCDLLSWYVAAQMRAHGEVAWVGTDMITTNDGSAFNGAYKHSTVVLSKKDGRLAYFDPTIHCDFDKAYHPKIMQDILIDELEGKFQKAKTTKQKVKVLREFNRKVSELRIKAESSSEVLEDMKRLQIGALAGLFLTPPGFDDSNIKERGQIVSWNELPRVISPESLVLVFNEIWETELGEIRGVWKLDNVNKLVENYPRLLREQLAFVYRALNNMKLFIHNDEIIKTCLQGIQPDKELSSKDLYSLCSHSAIYNEPSCSFAFPVQNLIEHTSAKDLLDYFDYNPDTVNHLVGMYELWSLRKSDLRTSNFLRLKCSSNRKEFKSHSYTKLFTQALQKGVFFYSLDSEEGIKIDTYDIENNKETKINIKDHHLDKYLAIKKDIVVFAIECQYAYFDPKYREHLLNKLSIDEKMFKEISKFCLDFSENERRVRTKSLPNPLRGIVSKIDAASHIVYLTDECKEDFERTVLGTLRKIDFGPSSGKKIEFDEIRQYVPGDDARKLVWSQYGKDKFFVRLGQTYAQDISTPLYVFLDAQDCLDSTIYSLQIKELIRALQKDSREKGREVFIGINGYSGYFKLPQNIDPENIMACIYSSPASKTGLVLENGQLPKNLLFVSDSFSNTLAMKYLYGQKGHKLETIWLHDKAFQIFPLIKDSWMENGLPEQLRSKE